One Malania oleifera isolate guangnan ecotype guangnan chromosome 9, ASM2987363v1, whole genome shotgun sequence DNA segment encodes these proteins:
- the LOC131163727 gene encoding uncharacterized protein LOC131163727: MALAPKLDCRTQTMQGGRGGRGGRDPFFNFGDPFGGFGSFGGQPSLIPNFFGGRDPFDDPFFTRPFGSMFESSFFAPAGRPFAEMPAAGFLEHQVPQPSRPRGPIIEEINSDDEREGKEKKDNPRKHCRSTDEPYVEDPDDEAEGRKSKHMQYRNAYNRVDGMRPQPQTHSFTFQSSTVTYGGTNGAYYTSSKTRRTGSDGLALEESKEADTSTGQATHNISRGIYDKGHSVTRKLHSGGNVDTMQTLHNLNEDELAGFDDAWKVNARKHLPGWSEKFNALDSCGSCSSGQNSQAGGGGWALPSTEHLSQPAGEMNPRMGERAGSSHAHLQHAGPEKTEGAFWTGPSRGRG, translated from the exons ATGGCCCTTGCGCCAAAACT GGATTGTAGAACCCAGACAATGCAGGGAGGCAGAGGTGGCAGAGGTGGCAGAGATCCTTTCTTTAATTTTGGTGATCCTTTTGGCGGATTTGGCAGTTTTGGGGGCCAGCCGAGTCTAATTCCCAATTTTTTTGGAGGAAGGGACCCATTTGATGACCCTTTCTTCACACGCCCATTTGGTAGCATGTTTGAGTCTAGCTTCTTTGCTCCAGCTGGAAGGCCTTTCGCTGAAATGCCTGCAGCTGGGTTTCTGGAACATCAAGTACCCCAGCCCAGTAGGCCGAGGGGACCTATTATTGAAGAAATAAACTCTGATGATGAGAGAGAAGGAAAGGAGAAAAAGGATAATCCAAGAAAACATTGTAGGTCTACTGATGAGCCTTATGTTGAGGATCCGGATGATGAAGCTGAAG GAAGGAAGAGCAAGCATATGCAGTATAGGAATGCCTACAATAGAGTGGATGGAATGAGGCCACAGCCTCAAACTCATAGTTTCACTTTTCAAAGCTCCACTGTCACTTATGGTGGAACAAACGGAGCATACTATACTTCATCTAAAACAAGGAGGACAGGGAGTGATGGA TTGGCACTTGAAGAAAGCAAAGAAGCTGACACTTCTACAGGTCAAGCAACTCATAACATCTCTAGGGGAATTTATGATAAG GGTCATTCTGTCACAAGGAAGCTCCACTCTGGTGGTAATGTGGACACAATGCAGACACTGCACAATCTCAATGAAG ATGAACTTGCTGGTTTTGATGATGCTTGGAAGGTAAATGCAAGAAAGCATTTGCCTGGTTGGTCTGAGAAATTCAATGCTCTTGATAGCTGTG GGTCCTGCAGCAGTGGACAGAACAGTCAGGCAGGAGGAGGTGGTTGGGCCCTTCCATCAACAGAGCACTTGTCACAACCTGCAGGAGAAATGAATCCACGCATGGGGGAGAGGGCAGGTTCTTCTCATGCTCACTTACAGCATGCTGGACCGGAAAAAACAGAAGGTGCATTCTGGACGGGTCCATCTAGGGGAAGAGGGTGA